In Papaver somniferum cultivar HN1 chromosome 1, ASM357369v1, whole genome shotgun sequence, a genomic segment contains:
- the LOC113293734 gene encoding uncharacterized protein LOC113293734 yields the protein MTKNFINFVPEEIMFNILTRLTTESVLECKLVWKSWKRLIHHPSFAQLHLTHLNLPPNSSSGCVEAWGFGYLPSTSEYKVVQIYGFNSLEVEVYTVGSGNGWRNVGKFDFTFHPYYDNVGVFANGALHWRNRGDSGKVVVFDLADAKFLEHISPPPMLPDVDDDIDEFAIGVCNGILFYGVDQTTEEGERLLDVWLLNKKEQGGQLSFGWSKEFSLSHREPFTFTNRGHSLFYDQGRLKYYRSDLTSHIFMSFSDICRQVFPHKHTLISLKQLGEEDTENMKAREVEESGVRQQ from the exons ATGACGAAGAATTTCATCAATTTTGTTCCAGAAGAGATCATGTTCAACATCTTAACTCGTTTGACTACCGAATCAGTATTAGAATGCAAATTGGTTTGGAAATCGTGGAAGCGTCTCATTCATCATCCATCATTCGCTCAATTGCATTTAACTCATCTCAATCTTCCTCCTAATTCAA GTTCTGGGTGTGTTGAGGCTTGGGGATTTGGTTATCTACCTTCTACaagtgaatacaaagtagttcagATTTACGGCTTTAATTCCTTAGAGGTGGAGGTGTACACTGTTGGCAGTGGTAATGGATGGAGAAATGTTGGAAAGTTTGATTTCACATTTCACCCATATTATGACAATGTTGGTGTGTTTGCcaatggagctcttcattggagGAATCGTGGTGATTCAGGAAAGGTTGTGGTATTTGATTTAGCTGATGCAAAGTTTCTTGAACATATTTCACCACCTCCAATGCTACCAGACGttgatgatgatattgatgaATTTGCGATAGGAGTTTGTAATGGGATTTTGTTTTATGGTGTTGATCAAACCACAGAAGAAGGTGAAAGATTATTGGATGTATGGCTATTAAATAAGAAAGAGCAGGGGGGACAACTGTCATTTGGTTGGAGTAAAGAGTTTAGTCTTTCCCATAGAGAACCATTTACCTTTACCAACCGTGGCCACTCTTTATTTTACGATCAGGGCCGTCTCAAGTACTACCGTTCAGATTTAACCTCACACATATTTATGAGTTTTAGTGACATATGTCGTCAAGTATTTCCTCACAAGCACACCTTAATTTCATTGAAACAATTAGGAGAAGAAGATACAGAAAATATGAAGGCACGAGAGGTTGAGGAGTCAGGAGTCAGACAACAGTGA
- the LOC113347227 gene encoding uncharacterized protein LOC113347227, with translation MINAFKVVRFQTSFLPLSSSFPSSYSSAINSRRTISYSSARFQQANTESIDPDNSSSSSNMEQQQQPHKVPQVDNPNEKITGDVMSHSFGEGYSTRSDEEGFGGIYGDNQAFPDKDVVHENHPSHAAYDKTQGSEVSEKEKARNQANVQ, from the exons ATGATTAACGCATTCAAAGTTGTTAGAtttcagacttcatttcttccatTGTCATCTTCGTttccttcttcttattcttctgctATAAATAGTAGGAGAACGATAAGTTATAGCAGTGCAAGATTTCAACAAGCAAATACAGAGTCTATTGATCCTGataatagcagcagcagcagcaacatggaACAGCAACAACAGCCTCATAAAGTACCTCAAGTTGATAACCCAAATGAGAAAATAACAGGAGATGTCATGTCGCATTCATTTGGAGAAGGGTACTCGACAAGGTCTGATGAAGAAGGTTTTGGTGGTATTTATGGTGATAATCAAGCCTTTCCTGATAAGGACGTCGTTCACGAGAATCACCCATCTCATGCTG CGTATGATAAGACCCAAGGAAGCGAAGTGAGCGAGAAAGAGAAAGCTCGGAACCAGGCAAACGTTCAGTAG
- the LOC113347221 gene encoding F-box/kelch-repeat protein At3g06240-like — protein MRNLIDRPSFPQKHLTHLNHPCKSKLSYIYLNLWNHENNHLYSFNYTDDWIRPKEKPIDNNLYYFEYNENWIQNEEKPIDRMTMFCLNPMFDSFIVLGSFNGVVCIYECRNDERGGIACIFNPITQEYCFLTDDDEYRWYVHLSKGFGYLPSTDEYKLVRIYYCGPNSVRVEVYTIGSVNGWRFIGEFNFSLYSRSGEVGVFANGALYWRDSGKIVVFDLADEKFLENLSPPPMLLENDCDDKIAIGVSNGILFYAVSRSTEEGEEFFDVWLLNKKQQGEQLSLGWSKELSLSQREPFTFTKYGNALYYDDQGRLRYDPIDLSSHRFMGFTGISPQVCPHKHTLVSLEQLGEEDTHIRRSRESEAEESDHSSDW, from the coding sequence ATGAGGAATCTCATCGATCGTCCATCATTCCCTCAAAAGCACTTGACTCATCTCAATCATCCTTGTAAAAGTAAGCTGAGCTATATTTACTTAAATCTGTGGAATCACGAGAATAACCACCTTTACTCTTTCAATTATACTGATGATTGGATTCGTCCTAAGGAGAAACCCATTGAtaacaacctttattatttcgaATATAATGAAAATTGGATTCAAAATGAGGAGAAACCTATTGATAGAATGACAATGTTTTGCTTAAACCCTATGTTTGATTCCTTTATCGTCCTTGGTTCATTTAATGGGGTGGTTTGTATTTATGAATGCCGAAATGATGAACGTGGTGGTATTGCTTGTATTTTTAACCCCATCACACAAGAATATTGTTTTCttactgatgatgatgagtatCGTTGGTATGTTCATCTGTCAAAAGGATTTGGTTACCTACCTTCTACAGATGAATACAAACTTGTAAGAATTTACTATTGTGGTCCTAATTCTGTTAGGGTGGAGGTATACACTATTGGCAGTGTTAATGGATGGAGGTTTATTGGAGAGTTTAATTTCTCATTATACTCACGTTCTGGTGAAGTTGGTGTGTTTGCGAATGGAGCTCTTTACTGGAGGGATAGTGGAAAGATTGTGGTGTTTGATTTGGCGGATGAAAAATTTCTTGAAAATCTTTCACCACCTCCAATGCTACTGGAAAATGACTGTGATGATAAAATTGCGATAGGGGTTTCTAATGGGATTTTATTCTATGCTGTTAGTCGATCCACCGAAGAAGGTGAAGAATTTTTTGACGTATGGCTATTAAATAAGAAACAGCAGGGAGAACAACTGTCATTGGGTTGGAGTAAAGAACTCAGTCTTTCCCAGAGAGAACCATTCACCTTTACAAAATACGGCAATGCTTTATATTATGATGATCAGGGCCGTCTCAGATACGATCCAATAGATTTATCCTCACACAGGTTTATGGGTTTTACTGGCATATCTCCTCAAGTATGTCCTCACAAACACACCTTAGTTTCATTGGAACAATTAGGAGAAGAAGATACACATATTAGGAGGTCACGAGAAAGTGAGGCGGAGGAGTCGGATCATAGCAGTGATTGGTGA
- the LOC113293753 gene encoding probable receptor-like serine/threonine-protein kinase At4g34500 yields the protein MKNSTEAKHLIGNGIRRSEDTLAHKLSAKTSVFSIRLYVLIGVCVGLLVLAILLLIFLCCFRRKSIKRRMRIKHCSGSTPMISKEILEILDEGIRLKESNEFIDCEKNEVIVQQHHNKVMKNGSLGSLLSGGSSHESSSSGGSSVEVPDLGWGRWYTLRELETATDGFSDENVIGEGGYGIVYRGVLPDSSVIAVKNLLNKKGQAEKEFQIEVEAIGKVKHKNLVGLIGYCAEGTQRMLIFEYMDNGNLEQWLHSDEGPVSPLTWDIRMQIAVGTAKGLAYLHEGLEPKVVHRDVKSSNILLDKKWNPKVSDFGLAKLLGSDASYVTTRVMGTFGCVAPDYASTGMLNEASDVYSFGVLLMELISGRTPVDYARPAGEVNLVEWFRGLVASRRGEEVVDPRIEIQPAPRALKRLQLICLRCIDLDASKRPKMGQAVHMLEAEEFPYRSESRLAAQRDAISPTNSASPTAIARIALAPVETAER from the exons ATGAAGAATTCTACTGAAGCTAAACATTTGATTGGTAATGGAATAAGGAGATCAGAAGATACATTAGCTCATAAACTCTCAGCTAAAACGTCAGTTTTTAGTATAAGACTTTATGTTCTAATTGGAGTTTGTGTTGGTCTTCTGGTTTTAGCTATACTGCTCTTAATATTTCTCTGTTGTTTTCGGAGAAAATCGATTAAACGGAGAATGAGGATAAAACATTGTTCAGGTTCAACTCCGATGATTTCTAAAGAGATTCTTGAGATTCTTGATGAAGGCATTAGGTTAAAAGAATCAAACGAGTTTATTGATTGTGAAAAAAATGAAGTAATAGTCCAGCAACATCATAATAAAGTTATGAAAAATGGAAGTTTAGGGAGTTTGTTATCTGGAGGTAGTAGTCATGAGAGTTCTTCATCTGGAGGTTCTTCAGTTGAAGTACCAGATCTTGGATGGGGTAGATGGTATACGTTAAGAGAACTTGAAACCGCTACCGACGGATTTTCTGATGAAAATGTGATTGGTGAAGGTGGATATGGGATTGTTTATCGAGGAGTTTTGCCTGATTCTTCTGTAATTGCAGTCAAAAATCTTCTAAACAAGAA GGGACAGGCAGAAAAGGAGTTCCAAATTGAAGTTGAAGCCATTGGAAAAGTAAAGCATAAAAACTTGGTAGGTCTTATTGGGTATTGTGCAGAAGGGACTCAAAG GATGCTCATATTCGAATACATGGACAATGGGAATCTGGAGCAGTGGTTGCATAGCGATGAGGGGCCTGTGAGCCCTCTTACGTGGGACATTAGAATGCAGATTGCAGTAGGAACTGCAAAGGG ATTAGCTTATTTGCACGAAGGGTTAGAACCAAAAGTTGTACACCGTGATGTCAAATCTAGTAATATTCTTCTTGATAAAAAGTGGAATCCCAAAGTCTCAGATTTTGGATTGGCTAAGCTCTTGGGATCAGATGCAAGCTATGTGACTACACGCGTAATGGGGACATTTGG ATGTGTGGCACCAGATTATGCAAGCACAGGTATGCTAAACGAGGCCAGTGATGTGTATAGTTTTGGAGTTCTACTCATGGAACTAATATCAGGAAGAACCCCCGTTGATTATGCTAGACCAGCTGGAGAG GTAAACTTGGTCGAGTGGTTCAGAGGTCTAGTTGCCAGTAGGCGAGGAGAAGAGGTCGTGGACCCGCGCATCGAGATCCAACCTGCAccaagagcattgaagcggctccaACTGATTTGCCTTCGCTGTATAGATTTAGATGCAAGTAAGCGACCGAAGATGGGACAGGCTGTACACATGCTCGAAGCAGAAGAGTTTCCCTATCGTTCT GAAAGCCGATTAGCCGCCCAACGTGATGCCATCTCCCCCACCAACAGTGCTAGCCCTACTGCTATCGCCAGAATTGCGTTGGCTCCAGTCGAAACAGCAGAGAGGTGA